In the Paroedura picta isolate Pp20150507F chromosome 15, Ppicta_v3.0, whole genome shotgun sequence genome, one interval contains:
- the POR gene encoding NADPH--cytochrome P450 reductase isoform X1 — MIIDMFLLAAIIGLLTYWFFFRKKKEEVPDFAKIQPTAVQPTNEGSFIDKMKKTGRNIVVFYGSQTGTAEEFSNRLAKDAHRYGMRGMSADPEEYDLSDLSRLTEIEKSLTVFCMATYGEGDPTDNAQDFYDWLQETDANLSGIKYAVFGLGNKTYEHFNAMGKYVDKRLEELGAQRIFELGLGDDDGNLEEDFITWREQFWPAVCEHFGVEATGDESSIRQYELVIYEDINMNKVYTGEMGRLKSYENQKPPFDAKNPFLAPVTVNRKLNQGGDRHFMHLELDVTGSKIRYESGDHIAVYPANEASIVNQLGEILGADLDMVISLNNLDEESNKKHPFPCPTSYRSALTYYLDITNPPRTNVLYELAQYATDANEQEKMRKMASSSPEGKSLYLSWVVEARRNILAILQDTPSLRPPIDHLCELLPRLQARYYSIASTSKVDPNSIHICAVVVEYETKAGRVNKGVATNWLKNKQPNENGHKSTVPMYVRKSQFRLPFKSATPVIMIGPGTGIAPFVGFIQERGWLKQQGKEVGETVLYYGCRHQNEDYLYKNELAKFLKEGALTQLHVAFSRDQAQKIYVQHLLKKNKESIWKLIHEGNCHIYVCGDARNMARDVQNTFYEIVAEFGKMNQQAAVDYVKKLMTKGRYSLDIWS; from the exons ATGATAATAGACATGTTCCTCTTAGCTGCCATCATCGGTCTCTTGACCTACTGGTTCTTCTTCCGCAAGAAAAAAGAGGAGGTCCCAGATTTTGCAAAAATCCAACCGACAGC GGTTCAGCCAACCAATGAGGGCAGCTTTATTGACAAAATGAAGAAGACG GGGAGGAACATCGTGGTGTTTTACGGCTCCCAGACGGGGACTGCGGAAGAGTTTTCCAACCGCCTGGCCAAAGATGCCCACCGGTACGGCATGCGGGGCATGTCTGCCGACCCCGAGGAGTACGACTTG tCTGACCTGAGTCGACTCACCGAGATTGAGAAGTCCCTGACGGTTTTCTGCATGGCCACTTACGGGGAAGGAGACCCAACGGACAACGCCCAAGACTTCTACGATTGGCTCCAGGAAACCGACGCCAACCTGTCGGGCATCAAATACGCA GTATTTGGACTTGGGAACAAAACCTACGAACACTTCAACGCCATGGGGAAATACGTGGACAAGCGGCTGGAGGAGCTTGGTGCCCAGCGGATCTTTGAGCTCGGCCTGGGAGACGACGACGGGAA CTTGGAAGAGGATTTCATCACGTGGCGCGAACAGTTCTGGCCGGCGGTGTGCGAGCACTTTGGCGTGGAGGCCACAGGTGATGAGTCCAG CATACGTCAGTATGAGCTGGTTATTTATGAAGACATCAACATGAACAAGGTTTACACGGGAGAAATGGGCCGTCTCAAGAGCTATGAGAACCAGAAGCC GCCATTTGATGCCAAAAACCCCTTCTTGGCCCCGGTTACCGTGAACCGGAAGCTAAACCAAGGTGGAGACAGGCACTTCATGCACCTGGAGCTGGACGTCACCGGTTCCAAAATCCG GTATGAATCTGGAGACCACATTGCTGTGTACCCAGCCAACGAGGCTTCGATAGTGAACCAGCTTGGCGAAATCCTCGGGGCAGATCTCGATATGGTCATCTCCCTAAACAATCTAGATG aggAGTCCAACAAAAAGCACCCCTTCCCGTGTCCCACCTCCTACCGCTCTGCCCTAACCTACTACTTGGACATCACCAACCCGCCTCGCACCAACGTCCTCTACGAGCTGGCGCAGTACGCCACGGACGCCAACGAACAGGAGAAAATGCGCAagatggcctcctcctcccctgaaGGAAAG TCACTGTACCTCAGCTGGGTCGTCGAGGCCCGGCGGAACATCCTGGCCATCCTGCAAGACACTCCCTCGCTGCGCCCTCCCATCGACCACCTCTGTGAACTGCTGCCCCGCTTGCAGGCTCGCTACTACTCCATCGCCTCAACCTCCAAG gtGGACCCAAATTCCATCCACATCTGTGCCGTGGTGGTGGAGTATGAAACCAAGGCGGGCCGGGTGAACAAAGGAGTGGCCACCAACTGGCTGAAGAACAAGCAGCCCAACGAGAACGGGCACAAGTCCACGGTGCCCATGTATGTCCGGAAGTCGCAGTTCCGGCTGCCTTTCAAGTCCGCCACTCCCGTCATCATGATTGGCCCGGGGACCGGCATCGCGCCCTTCGTTGGCTTCATCCAAGAGCGGGGCTGGCTCAAGCAGCAAG GCAAGGAGGTGGGCGAGACGGTGCTCTACTACGGCTGCCGGCACCAGAACGAGGATTACCTCTACAAGAACGAGCTGGCCAAGTTCCTCAAGGAGGGAGCCCTGACTCAGCTGCACGTGGCCTTCTCAAGGGACCAGGCTCAGAAG ATTTATGTTCAGCACCTGctgaagaaaaacaaagagagCATCTGGAAACTGATCCACGAAGGAAACTGCCATATATACGTCTGTGG cGACGCTCGCAACATGGCCCGGGATGTCCAGAACACCTTCTACGAGATCGTGGCTGAGTTCGGCAAGATGAACCAGCAGGCAGCGGTGGACTACGTCAAGAAATTGATGACCAAAGGCCGCTactccttggacatctggagttaG
- the POR gene encoding NADPH--cytochrome P450 reductase isoform X2 produces the protein MGCTFSGLQEELSPGGVQPTNEGSFIDKMKKTGRNIVVFYGSQTGTAEEFSNRLAKDAHRYGMRGMSADPEEYDLSDLSRLTEIEKSLTVFCMATYGEGDPTDNAQDFYDWLQETDANLSGIKYAVFGLGNKTYEHFNAMGKYVDKRLEELGAQRIFELGLGDDDGNLEEDFITWREQFWPAVCEHFGVEATGDESSIRQYELVIYEDINMNKVYTGEMGRLKSYENQKPPFDAKNPFLAPVTVNRKLNQGGDRHFMHLELDVTGSKIRYESGDHIAVYPANEASIVNQLGEILGADLDMVISLNNLDEESNKKHPFPCPTSYRSALTYYLDITNPPRTNVLYELAQYATDANEQEKMRKMASSSPEGKSLYLSWVVEARRNILAILQDTPSLRPPIDHLCELLPRLQARYYSIASTSKVDPNSIHICAVVVEYETKAGRVNKGVATNWLKNKQPNENGHKSTVPMYVRKSQFRLPFKSATPVIMIGPGTGIAPFVGFIQERGWLKQQGKEVGETVLYYGCRHQNEDYLYKNELAKFLKEGALTQLHVAFSRDQAQKIYVQHLLKKNKESIWKLIHEGNCHIYVCGDARNMARDVQNTFYEIVAEFGKMNQQAAVDYVKKLMTKGRYSLDIWS, from the exons ATGGGCTGCACGTTCTCGGGACTGCAGGAGGAACTTTCTCCTGGGGG GGTTCAGCCAACCAATGAGGGCAGCTTTATTGACAAAATGAAGAAGACG GGGAGGAACATCGTGGTGTTTTACGGCTCCCAGACGGGGACTGCGGAAGAGTTTTCCAACCGCCTGGCCAAAGATGCCCACCGGTACGGCATGCGGGGCATGTCTGCCGACCCCGAGGAGTACGACTTG tCTGACCTGAGTCGACTCACCGAGATTGAGAAGTCCCTGACGGTTTTCTGCATGGCCACTTACGGGGAAGGAGACCCAACGGACAACGCCCAAGACTTCTACGATTGGCTCCAGGAAACCGACGCCAACCTGTCGGGCATCAAATACGCA GTATTTGGACTTGGGAACAAAACCTACGAACACTTCAACGCCATGGGGAAATACGTGGACAAGCGGCTGGAGGAGCTTGGTGCCCAGCGGATCTTTGAGCTCGGCCTGGGAGACGACGACGGGAA CTTGGAAGAGGATTTCATCACGTGGCGCGAACAGTTCTGGCCGGCGGTGTGCGAGCACTTTGGCGTGGAGGCCACAGGTGATGAGTCCAG CATACGTCAGTATGAGCTGGTTATTTATGAAGACATCAACATGAACAAGGTTTACACGGGAGAAATGGGCCGTCTCAAGAGCTATGAGAACCAGAAGCC GCCATTTGATGCCAAAAACCCCTTCTTGGCCCCGGTTACCGTGAACCGGAAGCTAAACCAAGGTGGAGACAGGCACTTCATGCACCTGGAGCTGGACGTCACCGGTTCCAAAATCCG GTATGAATCTGGAGACCACATTGCTGTGTACCCAGCCAACGAGGCTTCGATAGTGAACCAGCTTGGCGAAATCCTCGGGGCAGATCTCGATATGGTCATCTCCCTAAACAATCTAGATG aggAGTCCAACAAAAAGCACCCCTTCCCGTGTCCCACCTCCTACCGCTCTGCCCTAACCTACTACTTGGACATCACCAACCCGCCTCGCACCAACGTCCTCTACGAGCTGGCGCAGTACGCCACGGACGCCAACGAACAGGAGAAAATGCGCAagatggcctcctcctcccctgaaGGAAAG TCACTGTACCTCAGCTGGGTCGTCGAGGCCCGGCGGAACATCCTGGCCATCCTGCAAGACACTCCCTCGCTGCGCCCTCCCATCGACCACCTCTGTGAACTGCTGCCCCGCTTGCAGGCTCGCTACTACTCCATCGCCTCAACCTCCAAG gtGGACCCAAATTCCATCCACATCTGTGCCGTGGTGGTGGAGTATGAAACCAAGGCGGGCCGGGTGAACAAAGGAGTGGCCACCAACTGGCTGAAGAACAAGCAGCCCAACGAGAACGGGCACAAGTCCACGGTGCCCATGTATGTCCGGAAGTCGCAGTTCCGGCTGCCTTTCAAGTCCGCCACTCCCGTCATCATGATTGGCCCGGGGACCGGCATCGCGCCCTTCGTTGGCTTCATCCAAGAGCGGGGCTGGCTCAAGCAGCAAG GCAAGGAGGTGGGCGAGACGGTGCTCTACTACGGCTGCCGGCACCAGAACGAGGATTACCTCTACAAGAACGAGCTGGCCAAGTTCCTCAAGGAGGGAGCCCTGACTCAGCTGCACGTGGCCTTCTCAAGGGACCAGGCTCAGAAG ATTTATGTTCAGCACCTGctgaagaaaaacaaagagagCATCTGGAAACTGATCCACGAAGGAAACTGCCATATATACGTCTGTGG cGACGCTCGCAACATGGCCCGGGATGTCCAGAACACCTTCTACGAGATCGTGGCTGAGTTCGGCAAGATGAACCAGCAGGCAGCGGTGGACTACGTCAAGAAATTGATGACCAAAGGCCGCTactccttggacatctggagttaG
- the TMEM120A gene encoding transmembrane protein 120A encodes MSRRPSFSECLRDWEELQDGFQRVQETHRLYKQKLEELTKLQDGISSSITRQKKQLKELSLALKKCKSCLRAEQEETVQEIQDMIKERQNVFFEMEAYLPKKNGLYLNLVLGNVNVTLLSKQAKFAYKDEYEKFKLYLTIILILISFTCRFLLNSRVTDAVFNFLLVWYYCTLTIRESILINNGSKIKGWWVFHHYISTFLSGVMLTWPDGLMYQMFRNQFLSFSMYQSFVQFLQYYYQSGCLYRLRALGERHNMDLTVEGFQSWMWRGLTFLLPFLFFGQFWQLYNAVTLFRLARHPKCKEWQVLMCGLPFFVLFAGNFFTTLRVVHQKFQEKTKEAKKK; translated from the exons ATGAGCCGCCGTCCGTCCTTCAGCGAGTGCCTCCGCGACTGGGAGGAGCTGCAGGACGGCTTCCAGCGCGTGCAG GAAACCCACAGGTTGTACAAGCAGAAGTTGGAAGAGCTGACGAAGCTCCAAGATGGGATCTCCAGCTCCATCACCCGGCAGAAGAAACAGCTGAAAGAGCTCTCGCTGGCCCTGAAAAA GTGCAAGTCTTGCCTTCGGGCCGAACAGGAAGAGACCGTCCAGGAGATCCAGGATATGATCAAAGAGCGGCAGAATGTCTTCTTTGAAATGGAGGCCTATTTGCCCAAGAAAAACGG GTTGTACCTGAACCTCGTGCTGGGGAATGTGAACGTCACGCTGCTCAGCAAGCAGGCTAA GTTTGCCTACAAGGACGAGTATGAGAAGTTCAAGCTCTACCTCaccatcatcctcatcctcatctcCTTCACCTGCCGGTTCCTCCTCAACTCCAG GGTGACCGATGCCGTCTTCAATTTCCTCCTGGTGTGGTACTACTGCACACTCACCATCCGGGAGAGCATCCTGATCAACAACGGCTCCAA GATCAAGGGCTGGTGGGTCTTCCATCATTACATTTCCACCTTCCTCTCCGGCGTCATGCTGACATG GCCGGATGGACTCATGTACCAGATGTTCAGGAAccagttcctttccttttccatGTATCAGA GTTTTGTGCAGTTCCTGCAGTATTACTACCAGAGCGGCTGCCTCTACCGGCTGCGAGCCCTGGGGGAACGACACAACATGGACCTCACCGTGG AGGGCTTCCAGTCCTGGATGTGGAGAGGCCTCACCTTCCTGCTGCCGTTCCTCTTCTTTGGCCAG TTCTGGCAGCTCTACAATGCCGTCACCCTCTTCCGGCTGGCGAGGCACCCCAAGTGcaaagagtggcag GTGCTAATGTGCGGCCTCCCGTTCTTCGTCCTCTTCGCCGGCAACTTCTTCACCACCTTGCGAGTCGTCCACCAGAAGTTCCAAGAGAAGACGAAGGAGGCCAAGAAGAAGTGA